A window of the bacterium genome harbors these coding sequences:
- the rpsF gene encoding 30S ribosomal protein S6 gives MEVRNKEYEVMVLFNPETQAEEIEENAKKVEELIAQYDGRLYRTDKWAKRHLAYPVDRFKDGLYVIHRFRAPKEIVPDLNYLLKYHPKVLRFLVTDYTEKVEKASRRKARTKVSKVEAQG, from the coding sequence GTGGAAGTCAGGAATAAGGAATATGAAGTGATGGTTCTCTTCAATCCCGAGACCCAGGCCGAGGAGATTGAAGAGAATGCAAAAAAGGTCGAGGAGCTCATCGCGCAGTACGACGGGCGGCTGTACCGCACGGACAAATGGGCGAAGCGCCATCTCGCCTATCCTGTGGATCGGTTCAAGGACGGCCTGTACGTTATTCACCGGTTCCGCGCGCCGAAGGAAATCGTGCCCGATCTCAACTACCTTCTCAAATACCATCCCAAGGTTCTTCGGTTCCTTGTGACGGACTACACCGAGAAGGTGGAAAAGGCTTCCAGGCGCAAGGCGCGGACCAAAGTTTCCAAGGTGGAGGCACAGGGGTAG
- a CDS encoding 30S ribosomal protein S18 — translation MKTPGKMRARKSCPFKLEPDLPIDYKAVMLLKRFISDRGKILPRRRTGVSAKYQRRLAREIKRARFMALLPYVNR, via the coding sequence ATGAAAACGCCAGGAAAAATGAGAGCCCGCAAGTCTTGTCCGTTCAAGCTTGAGCCAGACCTGCCCATCGATTACAAGGCGGTCATGCTTCTCAAGCGGTTCATAAGCGACCGGGGGAAGATTCTTCCCCGCAGGCGCACCGGAGTATCGGCGAAGTACCAGCGCAGACTCGCGCGCGAGATAAAGCGCGCCAGGTTCATGGCTCTTTTGCCTTACGTCAACAGGTAA